A genome region from Chiroxiphia lanceolata isolate bChiLan1 chromosome 5, bChiLan1.pri, whole genome shotgun sequence includes the following:
- the RASSF9 gene encoding ras association domain-containing protein 9 isoform X1: MPLPAAGTPGLRSEPETGRGERSGGGWRVQGQGVLPFPPPPDPPLNSGSFGCWSIFSMSGKYLFRTSNLPRLNRGEHWRPPVLTRSPSKDMASNEREIVVWVCQEEKIVCGLTKRTTCSEVIQALLEEHQTTFGEKKVLFGKPSDYCIIEKWRGSERVLPPLTKILRLWKAWGEEQSNLHFVLVKSDAFLSFPLWKTAEAKVIQNVEKQWDLSPANYMKMLPIDKQKKIVRKTFRKLAKLKQDSVQQERDNMETLIHLIISQDHTIHQQVLRMKELDMEIEKCEAKFHLDRVANDGENYVQDSYLMINPTEAEKQRSRPDDQKEMHEYLSKSEGILQVEERLKHHKQLIENLCAEIEKEVQGICTEKNVDDVHTEVAANAELENSSLESVKYELEKSMKDGLRINSYLSCVQKELTYRDSLLQKKEKEYELLTEEFNLLHVKDNVETRLQSNEEPSKGSGISSNSTAVPDFVHRVTNLDINDTDSDTGISSTHSQDSEITSGDMVLLST, translated from the exons ATGCcgctccctgcagctggaactCCAGGGCTCAGGAGCGAACCGGAGACGGGCCggggggagcggagcggaggGGGTTGGCGTGTGCAGGGACAAGGggttcttcccttcccccctcccccggaTCCCCCTCTTAACTCTGGCTCTTTTGGTTGCTGGTCAATATTTTCCATGAGCGGAAAGTACCTCTTCCGGACTTCGAACCTGCCTCGTCTAAACCGAGGCGAACATTGGCGGCCCCCCGTGCTAACAAG GTCTCCCAGCAAGGACATGGCTTCAAATGAAAGAGAGattgtggtttgggtttgccAGGAGGAGAAGATTGTATGTGGCTTGACAAAGCGCACAACTTGCTCAGAAGTGATTCAAGCACTGCTTGAGGAACATCAGACAAcatttggagagaaaaaggtCCTTTTTGGAAAACCTAGTGATTACTGCATCATAGAAAAATGGAGAGGCTCGGAGCGAGTACTACCTCCCTTGACAAAGATTCTGAGACTTTGGAAGGCCTGGGGGGAAGAGCAGTCTAACTTGCATTTTGTGTTGGTAAAGTCAGAtgccttcctctcctttccactGTGGAAGACAGCTGAAGCCAAGGTAATacaaaatgtagaaaaacaGTGGGACCTCAGTCCAGCAAATTACATGAAGATGTTGCCAATagacaagcaaaagaaaattgtgaGGAAGACTTTCCGGAAACTGGCCAAGCTTAAACAGGACAGTGTTCAGCAAGAGAGAGACAATATGGAGACACTAATTCATCTGATAATTTCTCAAGATCATACCATTCATCAACAAGTCCTTAGAATGAAGGAACTAGATATGGAAATTGAAAAATGTGAAGCGAAATTCCATCTAGATCGTGTGGCCAATGACGGAGAAAATTACGTACAGGACTCCTACTTAATGATCAATCCAACTGAGGCTGAGAAGCAAAGGAGTAGGCCAGATGATCAAAAAGAAATGCATGAGTATTTGAGCAAAAGTGAGGGCATTTTACAGGTTGAAGAGAGATTGAAACATCACAAACAATTAATAGAGAACCTGTGTGCTGAAATTGAAAAAGAGGTACAAGGTAtatgcactgaaaaaaatgtagatgATGTTCACACAGAAGTAGCTGCTAATGCTGAATTGGAAAACTCAAGTTTAGAAAGTGTAAAATATGAGTTGGAAAAAAGTATGAAAGATGGTCTAAGAATCAACTCATACCTGAGCTGCGTTCAGAAAGAACTTACATACAGGGACTCACTGcttcaaaagaaggaaaaagaatatgaaCTTCTTACCGAAGAATTTAATTTACTACATGTTAAAGACAACGTTGAAACTAGGCTTCAGTCAAATGAAGAGCCATCCAAGGGCAGTGGCATCTCCAGTAACAGCACTGCTGTTCCTGACTTTGTTCATAGAGTGACTAATCTGGACATAAATGATACGGACTCAGACACTGGAATAAGCTCTACACACAGTCAGGACTCTGAAATAACCTCGGGGGACATGGTACTGTTGTCAACATAG
- the RASSF9 gene encoding ras association domain-containing protein 9 isoform X2, translated as MAPFGRNLLKTRHKTRSPSKDMASNEREIVVWVCQEEKIVCGLTKRTTCSEVIQALLEEHQTTFGEKKVLFGKPSDYCIIEKWRGSERVLPPLTKILRLWKAWGEEQSNLHFVLVKSDAFLSFPLWKTAEAKVIQNVEKQWDLSPANYMKMLPIDKQKKIVRKTFRKLAKLKQDSVQQERDNMETLIHLIISQDHTIHQQVLRMKELDMEIEKCEAKFHLDRVANDGENYVQDSYLMINPTEAEKQRSRPDDQKEMHEYLSKSEGILQVEERLKHHKQLIENLCAEIEKEVQGICTEKNVDDVHTEVAANAELENSSLESVKYELEKSMKDGLRINSYLSCVQKELTYRDSLLQKKEKEYELLTEEFNLLHVKDNVETRLQSNEEPSKGSGISSNSTAVPDFVHRVTNLDINDTDSDTGISSTHSQDSEITSGDMVLLST; from the exons ATGGCTCCTTTTGGAAGGAATTTATTAAAAACCCGGCATAAAACCAG GTCTCCCAGCAAGGACATGGCTTCAAATGAAAGAGAGattgtggtttgggtttgccAGGAGGAGAAGATTGTATGTGGCTTGACAAAGCGCACAACTTGCTCAGAAGTGATTCAAGCACTGCTTGAGGAACATCAGACAAcatttggagagaaaaaggtCCTTTTTGGAAAACCTAGTGATTACTGCATCATAGAAAAATGGAGAGGCTCGGAGCGAGTACTACCTCCCTTGACAAAGATTCTGAGACTTTGGAAGGCCTGGGGGGAAGAGCAGTCTAACTTGCATTTTGTGTTGGTAAAGTCAGAtgccttcctctcctttccactGTGGAAGACAGCTGAAGCCAAGGTAATacaaaatgtagaaaaacaGTGGGACCTCAGTCCAGCAAATTACATGAAGATGTTGCCAATagacaagcaaaagaaaattgtgaGGAAGACTTTCCGGAAACTGGCCAAGCTTAAACAGGACAGTGTTCAGCAAGAGAGAGACAATATGGAGACACTAATTCATCTGATAATTTCTCAAGATCATACCATTCATCAACAAGTCCTTAGAATGAAGGAACTAGATATGGAAATTGAAAAATGTGAAGCGAAATTCCATCTAGATCGTGTGGCCAATGACGGAGAAAATTACGTACAGGACTCCTACTTAATGATCAATCCAACTGAGGCTGAGAAGCAAAGGAGTAGGCCAGATGATCAAAAAGAAATGCATGAGTATTTGAGCAAAAGTGAGGGCATTTTACAGGTTGAAGAGAGATTGAAACATCACAAACAATTAATAGAGAACCTGTGTGCTGAAATTGAAAAAGAGGTACAAGGTAtatgcactgaaaaaaatgtagatgATGTTCACACAGAAGTAGCTGCTAATGCTGAATTGGAAAACTCAAGTTTAGAAAGTGTAAAATATGAGTTGGAAAAAAGTATGAAAGATGGTCTAAGAATCAACTCATACCTGAGCTGCGTTCAGAAAGAACTTACATACAGGGACTCACTGcttcaaaagaaggaaaaagaatatgaaCTTCTTACCGAAGAATTTAATTTACTACATGTTAAAGACAACGTTGAAACTAGGCTTCAGTCAAATGAAGAGCCATCCAAGGGCAGTGGCATCTCCAGTAACAGCACTGCTGTTCCTGACTTTGTTCATAGAGTGACTAATCTGGACATAAATGATACGGACTCAGACACTGGAATAAGCTCTACACACAGTCAGGACTCTGAAATAACCTCGGGGGACATGGTACTGTTGTCAACATAG